One window from the genome of Desulforamulus ruminis DSM 2154 encodes:
- a CDS encoding menaquinone biosynthetic enzyme MqnA/MqnD family protein, protein MANIRLGQVNYLNTLPVYHALEDGIVPFTGQLVKGPPTMLNRMFLEGDLDVTCISSVEYARNVEQCLILPNLSVSADGPVQSIFLFSHVPVTELEGKKVNLTSSSSTSVALLKVLFDHYYHVTANYQTVPPDLEEMMASADGALLIGDDAMRAHLKVCREKLPYHITDLGEAWKQFTGEKMVFALWVINKPFALAHPEQVNVLCDALWQAKAYTAEHPSGLFEKARRRSGLPFEILEQYFKTISNDFNQDHRRALLTFYDYCYKSALIEERVRLTIWGEEGV, encoded by the coding sequence GTGGCCAATATTCGGTTGGGACAGGTGAACTACCTGAATACTCTACCGGTTTACCATGCCTTGGAAGACGGCATTGTGCCCTTTACCGGTCAGTTGGTGAAAGGGCCGCCCACTATGTTGAACAGGATGTTTTTAGAGGGAGATTTAGATGTAACCTGCATTTCTTCCGTTGAGTATGCCCGAAATGTTGAACAATGCCTGATTCTGCCAAATCTGTCCGTCAGTGCCGACGGCCCGGTACAAAGCATTTTTCTGTTCAGCCATGTCCCGGTTACGGAACTGGAAGGAAAAAAGGTCAATTTGACCTCGTCCTCGTCTACTTCGGTGGCCCTGTTAAAGGTGCTTTTCGACCATTATTATCACGTTACGGCCAATTATCAAACGGTGCCGCCGGACCTGGAAGAGATGATGGCTTCAGCCGACGGCGCGCTGCTTATCGGGGATGACGCCATGCGGGCTCATTTAAAGGTTTGCCGGGAGAAACTGCCCTACCATATTACCGATCTTGGAGAAGCTTGGAAACAATTTACCGGAGAAAAAATGGTTTTTGCCCTTTGGGTGATCAATAAACCCTTTGCTTTGGCCCATCCCGAACAGGTGAATGTCCTGTGCGACGCCCTTTGGCAGGCCAAAGCCTACACGGCGGAGCATCCTTCCGGTTTATTTGAAAAGGCCCGGCGCAGGAGCGGATTGCCTTTTGAGATACTGGAGCAATATTTTAAAACCATCAGCAATGACTTTAACCAGGACCATCGCCGGGCTCTGCTGACTTTCTATGATTATTGCTACAAAAGCGCCTTGATTGAGGAGCGGGTGCGTCTGACGATCTGGGGTGAAGAGGGTGTCTAG
- the mqnC gene encoding cyclic dehypoxanthinyl futalosine synthase, protein MKRVSRVSEILAKAVAGERLNLEEGVALFAASDLIALGAAADAVRRRLHPENRVTFIIDRNINYTNICHCKCRFCAFWREPDAPDAYILEEKALFKKIEETIAAGGTELLIQGGLHPDLGLDYYLVLLKSIKERFPIHIHSFSPPEVWHMAGKSGLSLKEVLVRLREAGLDSLPGGGAEILDNRVRYAVSPEKGSWEQWMEVMTTAHRLGMKTTATMMFGHIETFRERVLHMIRVREAQDQTGGFTAFIPWSFQPKNTQLGGETASGVDYLKTLAIARLMLDNVRNIQASWVTQGAKIAQVALSFGANDFGSTMLEENVVRAAGVTYRVALKEILQCIRQAGFKPAQRTTDYHILKEM, encoded by the coding sequence GTGAAGAGGGTGTCTAGGGTTTCAGAAATATTGGCTAAGGCTGTGGCCGGGGAGCGTTTAAATCTTGAAGAGGGCGTTGCTCTTTTCGCTGCTTCGGACCTCATTGCCCTGGGGGCGGCGGCGGATGCCGTGCGCAGACGGCTGCACCCGGAAAATCGAGTGACCTTTATCATTGACCGCAACATCAATTATACCAATATATGCCATTGCAAGTGCCGGTTCTGCGCCTTTTGGAGGGAGCCCGACGCTCCGGATGCCTATATTTTGGAGGAAAAGGCCCTATTTAAAAAGATCGAAGAAACCATCGCGGCCGGCGGCACGGAATTACTGATCCAGGGAGGATTGCACCCGGACCTGGGCTTAGATTATTATCTTGTTTTACTAAAATCCATCAAGGAAAGATTTCCCATACATATCCATTCCTTTTCTCCTCCGGAGGTCTGGCATATGGCCGGCAAATCCGGCCTTTCTTTAAAGGAGGTGCTGGTCCGTCTGAGGGAGGCGGGCCTGGATTCCCTTCCCGGGGGCGGGGCGGAAATTCTGGATAACCGGGTGCGTTATGCTGTCAGCCCGGAAAAGGGTTCCTGGGAGCAGTGGATGGAAGTGATGACCACCGCCCACCGCCTGGGTATGAAAACCACCGCCACCATGATGTTCGGCCATATTGAAACCTTCCGGGAGCGAGTCCTGCATATGATCCGGGTCAGAGAGGCCCAGGACCAAACCGGGGGATTCACCGCTTTCATACCCTGGAGTTTCCAGCCCAAGAATACCCAGTTGGGGGGCGAGACGGCTTCCGGGGTGGATTATCTTAAGACCCTGGCCATCGCCCGTTTGATGTTGGATAACGTAAGAAATATTCAGGCTTCCTGGGTGACCCAGGGAGCAAAAATCGCTCAAGTGGCCCTGAGTTTTGGGGCCAACGACTTTGGCAGCACCATGCTGGAAGAAAACGTGGTGCGGGCGGCCGGGGTGACCTACCGGGTAGCCCTGAAGGAAATTCTGCAATGCATCCGCCAGGCCGGTTTTAAGCCTGCCCAGCGGACCACCGATTATCACATTCTTAAAGAGATGTAA
- a CDS encoding rubrerythrin family protein — MSTENNLKSAFAGESQANRKYLAFAIKAEQEGYPAAAKLFRAAAEAEALHALSELKTLGQVKSTAENLQAAIDGETYEFTQMYPEFIKEAEAEGNNQAKRVFHFANEAEKVHAELYQKALAALEKKEDMDYYLCPVCGYIHEKNAPERCPICGANSSAFKNLG, encoded by the coding sequence ATGAGTACTGAAAATAATTTAAAGAGCGCCTTTGCCGGAGAATCTCAGGCCAATCGGAAATACCTGGCTTTTGCCATTAAAGCTGAACAAGAGGGTTACCCTGCCGCAGCGAAGTTATTCCGTGCTGCTGCAGAAGCGGAAGCCCTTCATGCTCTTAGCGAATTAAAGACTCTGGGGCAGGTAAAATCTACCGCTGAAAACTTACAGGCTGCCATTGACGGGGAAACGTATGAGTTTACCCAGATGTATCCCGAGTTTATTAAAGAAGCGGAAGCGGAAGGCAACAACCAGGCCAAGCGCGTCTTCCATTTCGCCAACGAGGCCGAAAAGGTTCATGCCGAGCTTTATCAAAAAGCCCTGGCCGCCCTTGAAAAGAAAGAAGATATGGATTACTACCTCTGCCCTGTCTGCGGTTATATCCATGAAAAGAACGCTCCGGAAAGGTGTCCCATCTGCGGAGCAAACAGCAGTGCTTTTAAAAATCTTGGCTAA
- the metF gene encoding methylenetetrahydrofolate reductase [NAD(P)H], which yields MKLSTLYRQKKPVISFEIFPPKSTLPVESIFSTLEGLIQLNPDFISVTYGAGGSSRERTKEIASKIKNQYKIETLHHLTCVGHSASELRQIIKDLQAENIENILALRGDPPAGVEDYDFSQCQFEHAVDLVKYIKANSDFSVAAAAYPEGHAHCTRLSDDLNWLKYKVDQGVDFLITQLYFDNRVFYNFLENARRIGIKCPVAAGVMPVINGKQIKRIISLCGASMPAKLLMLVDQYGDNQEDMEKAGIEYASRQVEDLLRNGAEGIHLYTMNKPQQITEIVKNVGLA from the coding sequence ATGAAATTAAGCACATTATACCGGCAGAAAAAACCGGTCATCTCTTTTGAAATATTTCCTCCTAAAAGTACGCTGCCGGTGGAGAGCATTTTTAGTACTTTAGAAGGATTAATTCAGCTAAACCCTGACTTTATTAGTGTTACATACGGGGCAGGGGGCAGCAGCAGAGAACGTACCAAGGAAATTGCCTCAAAAATAAAGAATCAATATAAGATTGAGACATTGCACCATTTAACCTGCGTAGGGCACTCGGCTTCTGAACTGAGACAGATTATCAAAGATCTGCAAGCGGAAAACATTGAGAATATTTTAGCCCTGCGGGGGGACCCGCCCGCAGGAGTGGAGGACTATGATTTTTCCCAGTGCCAGTTTGAACATGCCGTGGATTTGGTGAAATATATTAAAGCTAACAGCGATTTCTCGGTTGCGGCGGCGGCCTATCCCGAAGGGCATGCTCACTGCACCAGATTGAGCGACGATCTTAACTGGTTAAAATATAAGGTCGATCAAGGCGTTGATTTTTTAATCACGCAGTTGTATTTTGATAATCGTGTTTTTTATAATTTCCTGGAGAATGCACGGAGAATCGGCATTAAATGTCCGGTGGCAGCCGGTGTCATGCCGGTTATCAACGGAAAGCAAATTAAACGGATTATTTCGTTATGCGGTGCGTCCATGCCGGCTAAACTCCTGATGCTGGTGGATCAATACGGAGATAATCAGGAGGATATGGAAAAGGCCGGTATTGAATACGCCTCCCGGCAGGTTGAGGATTTGTTGCGAAATGGGGCGGAAGGGATTCACCTTTACACCATGAACAAACCCCAACAAATTACGGAAATTGTAAAAAATGTGGGCCTGGCCTAA
- a CDS encoding nitrilase family protein translates to MQDTRIALVQMQAGVGQIEKNLLKIENFVKEAAGKKANMICFPEMSISGYSRKAGSELAQKLEERSVASFLLQLARDHKMVIIAGLAEKNAKAKPYITQVIAEPEGILQKYRKTHLGISEQPYFTQGEEIQAFSTPGAKIGIQICWETHFPEMTTILSLQGAEIIFSPHASPTMVGDRRAIWLKYLPARAYDNAVFMAACNLVGEGGRGRHFCGGALVIDPKGNVLAEDFAGKESLLVVDLKADQINRIRKQKRSTMANSFYLQCRRPELYKELITKS, encoded by the coding sequence TTGCAGGATACCAGAATTGCTTTGGTGCAAATGCAGGCCGGGGTCGGCCAAATTGAAAAAAACCTGTTGAAGATAGAGAATTTCGTAAAGGAGGCTGCCGGGAAAAAGGCCAATATGATTTGTTTTCCCGAGATGTCTATTTCCGGGTACAGCCGTAAAGCGGGTTCGGAATTAGCTCAAAAACTGGAGGAGCGTTCCGTTGCCTCCTTTCTTCTGCAGTTAGCCCGGGATCATAAAATGGTCATTATTGCCGGACTGGCAGAAAAAAATGCAAAGGCAAAACCCTATATTACCCAGGTTATCGCGGAACCCGAGGGAATTCTGCAGAAATACCGAAAGACGCACCTGGGGATCAGTGAACAGCCTTATTTTACCCAGGGAGAGGAAATACAGGCCTTTTCCACCCCCGGAGCAAAGATCGGCATACAAATTTGTTGGGAGACTCATTTTCCCGAAATGACCACCATTCTTTCACTGCAGGGAGCTGAAATTATCTTTTCGCCCCACGCCTCTCCCACCATGGTGGGAGATCGCAGGGCCATCTGGTTAAAATATTTACCGGCCAGGGCCTATGATAATGCTGTTTTTATGGCAGCCTGCAATTTGGTGGGAGAAGGCGGCCGGGGGCGCCATTTTTGCGGCGGTGCGCTGGTCATTGATCCCAAGGGAAATGTGCTGGCTGAAGATTTTGCCGGTAAGGAATCCCTGCTGGTGGTGGATTTAAAGGCGGACCAAATAAACCGGATTCGCAAGCAGAAGAGGTCCACCATGGCCAACAGTTTTTACTTGCAATGCCGCAGACCGGAACTTTATAAAGAATTGATAACCAAGTCATAA
- a CDS encoding L-lactate permease, with translation MWVQEINPLGSIGLSALVAAIPILILFYALAIRRMKGHIAGIITLLSAIGVAIIAYGMPVKLALLSTLYGILTGLFPIGWIVLCAVFLYNLTVKTGYFGIIKDSIASITEDRRLQALLIGYCFGAFLEGAAGFGAPVAITAGMLVGLGFQPLYAAGLCLIANTAPVAFGGIGIPIITAGKVSGLDPMVVSQMIANQLPLLSFVVPFWLVFIMSGWKGTKEVFAPVFVTAASFSVTMWFVAKYIGPELPNILSALVSIVVLVSFLKVWKPKNIWRFPNEPAASMEVKKHPMGRIVQAWTPFIVLTVLIGDWGISGIKYLLDQFTLAIPMIGLDKAILVGSQPLEVVYKFNWLGAAGTAILIATIISALILRIRPGTYVSVFGETLNNLKYSLTTIACVLGFAYIANFAGITPTLGQALTVTGSFFPFVSPFLGWLGVFVTGSDTSANALFCNMQRITAEQIDVNPVLTVTANTSGGVAGKMISPQSIAVACASVNLVGKESDLFRFTVKHSLLFTAIMGIVVYVQAYYLRGMVPDVINTSAVTQAAAAPDQGFSIIALAVSITIMVVLGLVAARQSKSYREDI, from the coding sequence ATGTGGGTACAGGAAATAAACCCTTTGGGCAGTATTGGTCTGTCTGCTCTGGTTGCCGCAATTCCCATCTTGATTCTTTTCTATGCCCTGGCCATTCGTAGAATGAAGGGCCATATCGCCGGAATCATCACTTTATTATCGGCCATCGGGGTAGCCATTATTGCTTACGGGATGCCTGTAAAATTGGCCTTACTTTCCACCCTTTATGGTATACTGACCGGTTTATTTCCCATTGGCTGGATTGTTCTTTGTGCCGTATTCCTATACAATCTTACGGTTAAGACCGGTTACTTCGGAATTATTAAAGACTCTATTGCTTCCATTACGGAGGACCGTCGCCTGCAGGCCTTATTGATCGGCTATTGCTTTGGTGCCTTTTTAGAAGGTGCTGCGGGTTTTGGCGCACCGGTAGCCATTACCGCCGGTATGCTGGTGGGTCTGGGCTTCCAGCCCCTCTATGCGGCAGGCCTTTGTCTGATTGCCAATACGGCGCCGGTGGCCTTCGGCGGTATTGGTATTCCCATCATCACTGCCGGTAAAGTATCCGGTCTTGATCCCATGGTGGTAAGCCAGATGATTGCCAACCAACTGCCTTTGTTATCCTTTGTTGTTCCCTTCTGGCTGGTGTTTATCATGTCCGGCTGGAAAGGCACCAAAGAAGTGTTTGCTCCGGTTTTTGTTACTGCCGCTTCCTTTAGTGTCACCATGTGGTTTGTAGCGAAATATATCGGACCGGAACTGCCCAATATTTTATCCGCCCTGGTATCCATCGTGGTGCTGGTGTCCTTCTTGAAGGTTTGGAAGCCCAAAAACATCTGGCGTTTTCCCAACGAGCCGGCCGCCAGTATGGAAGTTAAGAAGCATCCCATGGGCAGAATTGTACAAGCCTGGACGCCCTTTATTGTTCTGACGGTTTTAATCGGTGACTGGGGGATTAGCGGGATTAAATACCTGTTAGATCAGTTCACTTTGGCTATTCCTATGATTGGTTTGGACAAAGCCATTCTTGTTGGCAGCCAGCCCCTGGAAGTGGTTTATAAATTCAACTGGCTGGGGGCAGCCGGAACCGCCATCTTAATTGCTACCATTATCTCAGCATTAATTTTGCGCATTCGTCCCGGCACCTATGTATCGGTATTTGGTGAAACCTTAAACAACCTGAAATATTCCCTGACCACCATTGCCTGTGTTTTAGGCTTTGCTTACATTGCCAACTTTGCGGGGATTACTCCCACACTGGGTCAAGCCCTGACGGTTACCGGATCTTTCTTCCCCTTTGTTTCACCCTTCCTGGGCTGGCTGGGTGTGTTCGTAACCGGCAGTGACACTTCGGCCAACGCCCTGTTCTGCAATATGCAAAGAATTACTGCCGAGCAAATTGACGTAAATCCGGTACTGACCGTTACGGCCAATACCAGCGGCGGTGTGGCCGGCAAGATGATTTCTCCCCAGAGTATTGCCGTAGCCTGTGCTTCCGTTAATCTGGTGGGCAAGGAAAGCGATCTGTTCCGGTTTACGGTTAAACACAGTCTCCTCTTTACGGCCATTATGGGGATTGTGGTATACGTGCAAGCATATTATTTGAGAGGAATGGTGCCAGACGTGATTAATACATCCGCCGTTACTCAAGCAGCAGCAGCCCCCGATCAGGGATTCAGCATCATAGCCCTGGCTGTCTCTATCACCATTATGGTGGTCTTAGGTCTTGTTGCGGCCAGACAGAGCAAGAGCTATCGCGAAGACATTTAA
- a CDS encoding L-lactate permease, which translates to MTWTQAINPLDNLFLSALVAAIPILFMFYALAIAKMKGYVAGLLTLAIAIGVAVFVYGMPAGLAIWSSVYGAIYGLFPIGWIVLTAVFLYQLTVKSGQFEIIKDSIAAITDDRRLQALLIAFGFGAFLEGAAGFGTPVAITAGMLVGLGFNPLYAAGLCLIANTAPVAFGGIGIPIITAGAVSGIDTMAISQMVGRQLPFLSVFVPFWLVFIMAGWKGAKEVMPAIIVSGVSFAVAQWFSANYLSPMLPDIISALVSIVCLVVFLRIWKPQNIWRFKDEPPATLEVKKHSFGAIAKAWSPFIVLTILIGDWGLKSVKALLDTVTIAIPFNAINNLIIADGSPVAVVYKFNYLSAAGTAILISAVITAFILKIRVGDFFKTFAETVKSLTLPLITIASVLAFAYVANWSGMTPTLGKAFTVTGAIFPLLAPILGWLGVFITGSDTSANALFGKMQAVAAADIGVDPVLTVAANASGGVAAKMISPQSIAVATAACNLVGKESDMFRFTVLHSLFFMSIVCVITYLQAYVFTWMIPVYETAKKAAAQISPEAAKAAEAALKSNGTMIMLATGVVILVIAIYAYKQAGGGKLDKNSAKISVH; encoded by the coding sequence ATGACATGGACTCAGGCCATCAACCCGCTTGACAATTTGTTTTTATCGGCCCTTGTTGCTGCTATCCCTATTTTATTTATGTTTTATGCCCTGGCCATTGCTAAAATGAAAGGTTATGTTGCCGGTTTATTAACGCTGGCTATTGCCATTGGCGTAGCAGTTTTCGTCTACGGCATGCCTGCGGGCTTAGCCATTTGGTCTTCGGTCTACGGAGCCATATACGGATTATTTCCCATTGGTTGGATCGTATTGACTGCGGTGTTTCTCTATCAATTAACAGTTAAAAGCGGACAGTTTGAAATAATTAAAGATTCCATTGCGGCGATTACGGATGACCGTCGCCTTCAGGCCCTGTTAATTGCCTTCGGTTTTGGTGCTTTCCTGGAGGGCGCCGCGGGTTTTGGTACTCCCGTGGCCATTACAGCAGGTATGCTGGTGGGATTAGGATTTAACCCTCTTTATGCCGCCGGTCTTTGCTTAATTGCCAACACCGCTCCGGTGGCCTTCGGCGGCATTGGTATTCCCATCATTACGGCCGGCGCGGTATCCGGTATTGATACCATGGCCATTTCCCAAATGGTTGGACGTCAGTTGCCTTTTCTGTCGGTGTTTGTTCCCTTTTGGCTGGTCTTTATTATGGCAGGCTGGAAGGGTGCCAAGGAAGTTATGCCGGCCATCATTGTTAGCGGTGTATCCTTTGCTGTAGCCCAGTGGTTTTCCGCCAACTACCTGAGCCCCATGCTGCCGGATATTATTTCCGCCCTGGTATCCATCGTATGCCTGGTTGTTTTCCTCAGGATATGGAAACCCCAAAACATCTGGCGGTTTAAAGATGAACCACCGGCCACCCTGGAAGTTAAAAAGCATTCCTTTGGCGCCATTGCTAAGGCTTGGTCTCCCTTTATTGTACTTACCATCCTGATTGGGGACTGGGGCTTGAAGTCGGTTAAAGCATTGCTGGACACGGTTACCATTGCCATTCCCTTTAACGCCATCAATAATTTGATCATTGCCGACGGGAGTCCTGTGGCGGTTGTTTATAAATTTAACTATCTTTCTGCAGCCGGTACAGCCATTTTAATTTCCGCCGTCATTACCGCCTTTATTTTAAAAATCCGTGTCGGTGACTTTTTTAAGACCTTTGCTGAAACGGTAAAAAGTCTGACCCTGCCGTTAATCACCATTGCTTCTGTATTAGCTTTCGCCTATGTTGCCAACTGGTCCGGCATGACGCCAACTCTAGGTAAAGCCTTTACCGTAACCGGCGCCATATTCCCGCTGCTTGCTCCTATCCTGGGCTGGTTAGGTGTGTTTATAACCGGATCGGATACTTCGGCCAACGCCCTCTTTGGCAAAATGCAGGCAGTGGCTGCTGCAGACATTGGCGTTGACCCTGTTCTCACGGTGGCAGCCAACGCGTCCGGCGGGGTGGCGGCTAAAATGATTTCACCCCAGTCCATTGCGGTGGCCACAGCGGCGTGTAATCTGGTGGGGAAAGAAAGTGACATGTTCCGCTTCACCGTTTTGCATAGCCTGTTTTTCATGTCCATTGTTTGTGTGATAACCTACCTGCAGGCCTATGTGTTTACTTGGATGATCCCGGTGTATGAAACGGCTAAAAAGGCTGCCGCACAGATTTCGCCTGAAGCAGCCAAGGCTGCCGAGGCTGCCTTAAAAAGCAATGGGACCATGATTATGCTGGCAACCGGCGTGGTTATTCTGGTTATCGCCATTTATGCTTACAAACAGGCCGGTGGTGGCAAACTGGATAAAAACAGCGCCAAAATTAGTGTTCATTAA
- a CDS encoding FadR/GntR family transcriptional regulator: MDFKPIKAKKIYEEIIEQIKVMITRGELNPGDKILPERELAEKLQVGRAAVREAYRALEAIGIIEIRPGEGTFVREMGSKPMTDIMSLAVITGKDTLFELLELRKIVEVEAAGLAALRRTEDHLGEMKRWLNLMKEEIDQGSLGDVPDTKFHYAITNAACNSLLTRTMNSISETIKQEMKTILTNMYRTPGTPQQLYEQHKRIFEEIASGNEMKARTAMFYHLDRAEKILKKEMTTFECKLP, encoded by the coding sequence ATGGATTTTAAGCCGATTAAAGCAAAAAAAATTTACGAGGAAATAATTGAACAGATTAAGGTCATGATTACCCGCGGCGAGCTGAATCCAGGTGACAAAATCTTGCCGGAAAGAGAATTGGCAGAAAAGCTCCAAGTGGGTAGGGCGGCTGTCCGGGAGGCCTATCGGGCCCTGGAGGCCATCGGTATTATTGAAATCAGGCCCGGTGAAGGAACCTTTGTCCGGGAAATGGGCAGCAAACCCATGACGGATATCATGTCCCTGGCGGTGATCACCGGCAAGGACACGCTTTTCGAGCTTTTGGAACTGAGAAAGATTGTGGAAGTGGAAGCGGCGGGTCTGGCCGCCCTGCGCCGGACCGAGGATCATTTAGGGGAAATGAAGAGATGGCTGAATTTAATGAAGGAGGAAATTGATCAAGGCAGTTTGGGAGATGTGCCTGACACCAAATTTCATTATGCCATTACGAACGCCGCCTGCAATTCTTTGTTAACAAGAACCATGAACTCCATCTCGGAAACCATAAAACAGGAAATGAAAACCATTTTAACCAATATGTATCGCACTCCGGGTACACCCCAGCAATTGTATGAGCAGCATAAAAGAATTTTTGAGGAAATTGCCAGCGGCAATGAAATGAAAGCTAGGACGGCCATGTTTTATCATCTGGATCGTGCGGAAAAGATATTAAAGAAGGAAATGACTACCTTTGAATGTAAGCTTCCATGA
- a CDS encoding IS3 family transposase (programmed frameshift) has protein sequence MRKRFTEEQIIGILNSHENGMPVADILRQHGISEQTFYRWKSKYGGMEASDAKKLKQLEEENRRLKLLVGELTLDNQALKWVIGKKQVKPARKRKLVKELQDTFGMSERRACRLVGIGRSSHRYVPSTSEENEALKTRISELAFKWRRFGYRRIHALLQREGQKVNHKKVYRLYRLAGLAVRRRKRKRVLSGRGRPPTVTPQPNVRWSMDFVSDSTATGQRFRVFVVIDEATRECLASEVDTSITGRRVTRVLDRIAIYRGYPKEILSDNGPEFAGLTLNQWAYEHRVIQLFIDPGKPMQNSHVESFNGKLRDECLNEHWFRGVSEARRIIEEWRHEYNTVRPHSGLSNKTPVEYATDLAKKTCEQIS, from the exons ATGAGAAAACGTTTCACCGAAGAGCAGATCATTGGAATACTTAACTCCCATGAGAATGGGATGCCGGTAGCTGACATTCTTCGGCAACATGGCATTAGCGAACAAACCTTTTATCGCTGGAAATCTAAATACGGCGGAATGGAAGCAAGTGATGCGAAGAAACTTAAGCAGTTGGAAGAGGAAAACCGCAGACTTAAGCTACTCGTAGGTGAACTAACCCTCGACAACCAGGCTCTAAAGTGGGTTATTG GAAAAAAACAAGTAAAGCCTGCTCGCAAGCGAAAGCTTGTTAAAGAACTCCAAGATACTTTTGGTATGAGTGAACGCAGAGCGTGCAGGCTTGTTGGTATCGGACGCTCCAGTCATAGATATGTTCCTTCTACTTCAGAAGAGAACGAGGCATTGAAAACGAGAATATCTGAACTTGCCTTTAAGTGGCGTCGCTTTGGATATAGACGAATCCATGCCTTACTTCAGCGTGAAGGACAGAAAGTTAACCACAAGAAAGTATATAGGCTATACCGGCTTGCTGGACTCGCTGTCCGTCGCCGCAAAAGAAAACGTGTTCTCTCTGGAAGGGGCCGCCCCCCCACAGTTACGCCTCAACCGAATGTAAGGTGGTCTATGGATTTTGTTAGTGACTCAACAGCAACTGGGCAGCGATTTAGAGTTTTTGTAGTGATTGATGAAGCAACTCGAGAGTGTCTGGCCAGCGAAGTGGATACTTCAATAACAGGACGGCGTGTGACAAGAGTACTAGATAGAATTGCTATTTACAGAGGTTATCCCAAAGAAATCCTCTCTGATAACGGACCTGAATTTGCAGGACTGACCTTGAATCAATGGGCTTATGAACATAGGGTTATCCAACTGTTTATAGACCCCGGTAAACCAATGCAAAATAGCCATGTAGAAAGCTTTAATGGAAAACTCCGAGATGAATGCCTTAATGAACACTGGTTCAGAGGCGTAAGTGAGGCTCGTCGAATTATTGAAGAGTGGCGTCATGAATACAATACAGTTCGTCCACATAGCGGACTGAGCAACAAAACACCAGTAGAATATGCTACAGATCTGGCTAAAAAAACCTGTGAACAAATTTCGTGA
- a CDS encoding FadR/GntR family transcriptional regulator, with amino-acid sequence MEFKPIKAKKIYEEIVEQIKDMIAGGELNPGDKLIPERELAERLQVGRSAVREAYRSLEAIGIIEIKPGEGTFVREMGTKSMADIMSMAILTGKDTLFELLELRKILETEAASLAASRRTENNLKNIKMWLDQMKKDLDSGNLGDVSDMKFHYALADAAHNSLLMRLMNSISETMKKEMINVRRKLYITKGTPQRLYEQHQIIYEAILKGSVYEARNAMFTHLDFTEKELIQNLKAEGISIEEVKLSTAKI; translated from the coding sequence GTGGAATTTAAACCGATTAAAGCAAAAAAAATTTATGAAGAAATTGTAGAACAAATTAAGGATATGATTGCCGGAGGAGAGCTTAATCCCGGGGACAAGCTGATTCCTGAACGGGAATTGGCTGAAAGGCTTCAGGTAGGGCGTTCAGCCGTCCGGGAGGCCTATCGCTCTTTGGAGGCCATCGGGATTATTGAGATTAAACCCGGAGAAGGGACTTTTGTCCGTGAGATGGGCACCAAGTCCATGGCCGATATTATGTCCATGGCCATTTTAACCGGCAAGGATACGCTTTTTGAGCTCCTGGAACTGAGAAAGATTCTGGAGACCGAGGCCGCTTCTCTGGCTGCCTCGCGCAGAACGGAAAACAATTTAAAAAATATTAAAATGTGGCTGGATCAAATGAAAAAAGATTTGGATTCCGGGAATTTGGGCGACGTATCGGACATGAAATTTCATTATGCCCTGGCTGATGCTGCCCATAATTCTTTATTAATGAGGTTAATGAATTCCATTTCGGAAACCATGAAAAAAGAAATGATAAACGTTCGGAGAAAATTGTACATTACAAAGGGTACGCCGCAACGTTTATATGAGCAGCACCAAATTATTTATGAAGCCATTTTAAAGGGCAGTGTTTACGAAGCCAGGAACGCCATGTTTACCCACCTGGACTTTACAGAGAAAGAATTAATTCAAAATTTGAAAGCGGAAGGTATTTCTATAGAAGAGGTAAAACTTTCCACTGCAAAAATTTAA